From one Rosa rugosa chromosome 4, drRosRugo1.1, whole genome shotgun sequence genomic stretch:
- the LOC133744532 gene encoding uncharacterized protein LOC133744532, with product MSGSSEPPKYTKTPLHVIQERIARLKQNSDIFDVQVSTPLQIRELELDSEGNRIEGGLEASTTSSDQSPPHTPHSPHQEPPNAPLPLLLPPPPPMALTIRQLSTSVIPPGGVPTCITYPAAAEGLTADFELKSGLLHRLPTFHGLPMEDPNNHLMEFQFICTSMKPQGADEHILKLKAFPFSLADKAKQWLYELPSGRITSWGDMMKAFLEKYFPTSRIIMLRKKISGIQQGQDESYADYYERFKSLTTQCPQHGLKTETLLTCFYDGLTSLERDMLDAASGGSFVDKEPAAGMILIENRALNQQQYGNSRSKITTTNREKVHEGAQGQVMVCGVCSMQGHVSDQCPQLMESGGQEGVNAIGFQQGFQRPRNDPFSNTYNPGWKDHPNFRWKDNENVQNAPQGFQPRQTHHGNQINAISTDVNEMKKQMSQVVEFMGKFHEQGKLPSGTIPNPHFEQAKVVTTRSGKTLVDLPKPPKKISTSILEEEEDPATSKAQMTSPPSNAKPNIQGHISNSFNSVIANPSSSPLPFPSRYAKSKKDEAEKAILETFKKVQINIPLLEAIKQIPKYAKFLKELCTTRRQNREKEVVKVSENVSAVLQRRMPEKCKDPGSFSVPCVIGTTRFENAMLDLGASINVMPYSVYASLGLGW from the exons ATGTCTGGATCGTCTGAACCACCCAAGTACACCAAAACGCCCCTTCACGTCATTCAAGAACGAATTGCAAGGCTAAAGCAGAACTCGGACATCTTTGACGTTCAAGTCTCTACTCCACTTCAAATTCGTGAGCTTGAATTGGATAGTGAAGGGAACAGAATAGAGGGAGGATTAGAAGCTTCAACCACTTCATCGGATCAATCACCACCACATACCCCACATTCACCACATCAAGAACCACCCAACGCTCCATTACCTTTACttttaccaccaccaccaccaatggctcTCACCATAAGGCAACTCTCTACATCCGTCATCCCACCTGGGGGAGTGCCAACCTGCATAACCTACCCTGCTGCAGCTGAGGGATTAACAGCTGATTTTGAGTTGAAGTCTGGGTTGCTTCATCGTCTTCCTACGTTCCATGGACTCCCTATGGAAGATCCCAACAACCACTTGATGGAATTTCAGTTCATCTGCACTAGCATGAAGCCTCAAGGAGCTGATGAGCATATTTTGAAGTTGAaggccttcccattttcgttggCTGACAAGGCAAAACAGTGGCTCTACGAGTTGCCTAGTGGACGAATTACATCTTGGGGAGACATGATGAAGGCGTTTCTTGAGAAGTACTTTCCTACATCTCGCATCATCATGTTAAGGAAGAAGATAAGTGGCATCCAACAAGGGCAAGATGAGTCCTACGCAGAttactatgagaggttcaagtcTCTCACCactcaatgccctcaacatggCTTGAAGACTGAGACcttgctcacttgtttttatGATGGGCTCACAAGCTTGGAACGAGACATGCTTGATGCAGCTTCTGGTGGATCGTTTGTTGACAAGGAGCCTGCAGCTGGAATGATCCTTATTGAGAATAGGGCcttgaatcaacaacaatatgggAACTCTAGGTCCAAAATCACCACCACAAATCGTGAAAAGGTCCATGAG GGAGCACAAGGACAAGTCATGGTGTGTGGAGTAtgttctatgcaagggcatgtgtctgaccaatgccctcaactcatggAAAGTGGAGGACAAGAAGGTGTCAACGCCATAGGTTTTCAACAAGGGTTCCAACGTCCTAGGAATGATCCATTCTCGAATACTTACAATCCTGGATGGAAGGACCACCCTAATTTCCGTTGGAAggacaatgagaatgttcaaaATGCACCTCAAGGGTTCCAACCAC GTCAAACTCATCATGGGAATCAAATCAATGCTATATCTACGGATGTCAATGAGATGAAGAAGCAAATGAGTCAAGTTGTGGAGTTTATGGGTAAGTTTCATGAGCAAGGAAAGCTACCAAGTGGTACCATCCCAAATCCTCACTTTGAGCAAGCCAAAGTCGTCACTACAAGGAGTGGTAAGACCCTTGTAGACCTCCCTAAGCCTCCCAAGAAGATCTCAACGTCAATAttagaagaggaggaggaccctgcaacgtcaaAGGCTCAAATGACGTCTCCACCTTCCAATGCAAAACCGAATATTCAAGGACATATTTCTAACTCTTtcaattcggttattgctaatccatcttcttctcctttgccCTTCCCAAGCAGATATGCTAAGTCCAAGAAGGATGAGGCCGAAAAGGCCATCTTAGAAACCTTTAAGAAGGTGCAAATCAACATCCCTCTCCTTGAGGCCATCAAGCAAATTCCTAAGTATGCCAAATTCTTGAAGGAactttgcaccacaaggagaCAAAACCGTGAAAAAGAAGTGGTgaaggtaagtgagaatgtcTCAGCTGTGCTTCAACGCAGAATGCCagaaaagtgtaaggatccagggagtttttctgtcCCTTGTGTCATTGGAAC